atcccctgttttgactttggaaaattgtaaaaaattgtacaaaaataattatgggataaagtttatatgtttagaattatcagtgaatctatttttatgagaaacaaacggaaactatatccgaattctgtacagtgagataattaatttttagtgaagagaggtcagaactgtcaaacagtgaaacaggggaaactttaaagaataaactgtactatttggctaaaccaaaaattatgaaaattttatggtaagaatatatgtgaatctagttttggataaaatttacggatcttaatttggagttctgtagctccgggtaaaaataatttagtgactatgactcgaatagacagctttgaatatacatgttagtgaatagagaaattatagttaatgttgtttaaatgtgatatacacataaaggatgtggaatggagaggaggaggaggacaataaaatgtaggaaataattgtgtataatggtcatatgcccgattataatcggtaaatgttaaattgaatggtaaatacgtattggtaccgAAGGAACTATTGCGgttttgaaaagcaattgaccaaatgtataagaaatttagtcttgatatatatatatgataataatgatatatggatgattatatcattgagttgcattgattaattcggtttatgtcatggaaatgtcaagaacatttgtctttgatatgtgatgatcatggtttaagctcatatgggaaaataaagtttcatagtatgagagtgtggtattgaaatatatatattggattgagaaattaatttgaattgtgaacacgaaatattgtgaattgaataaaatggaaatggagctttgaattacataagtaagtatcgggtctcgtaggccctatttgttatgaatataatattttgaggatatgttataaagaattataaaagcatgttaaaaatttgaagagtttaaatttgaatgaaattttgtaactcagtttaatacgtttacatgtgtaagtgttctagtaatgcctcataccctattccggagttgaatacgggtaaggggtgttacaataccactgagtttatactcagcgtatgattttgtttttcgtgcacaggttaggtacttaagtGTGATCGCCGATTCAGCATCCATCAACGATCCCGATCTCAAACGTGGTGATGTATATTtcttttgtgtcggcatgtacctagggtgtctaaatgTTAACTATTTTGTGGTTTAGTTATAaacaatattataattttaatgttggttgatatatataagcatgtgtttgtgtttgaagtTTTAATATGGTATGTCAAATTAATGTTTAAGTGTTCAtgatttaggtaaaattttgattgaaattggtatgtttataatatggattaaatgatgtttaaattaatatattttgataatataattgtggtacctaTGAGGATACAATGGTTAGACATTTAGGTTGattattttgacatgttttgaagGTATTTGATTGTGctttgaattggttgaatgaATGATTTTTGAGTTGCTTGGTGTCTAAGATTGTAGGGattggtaaacttgttgtttaaggttcattttgagtccacacggccagatacacgggcgtgtgactggatcgtgtgagacacacggctaaTACAttggcgtgtggtttggccatgTATCCCCtgtaactttaaaattttaaaacagaatgctcaaatattttcacattggcagagacacgggcatgtgtttCAGCCGTGTGTGGcatacggcctagcacacgagcgtgtgacttTGCCGTGTGAACCCTGTACCTTAATATTgtaagtcagtatgctcacacggcctagcacacggacgtgtggcttggccgtgtgacataAGTCAGTGAGCACCCAATTTTAGACACGGTTTAAGGCATGAATTGAGTATTGCATGACTAATGCCATTGTACGAATAAATatggtttgatatgtgaataaccatttatatagcaattgtgtgaattaggatattgtttaaataaaaaaaattatagtcaTGATACTAGACATTAATATGtccttataattttaattgtgcTTATTATACtgttttgtctttaaatatttggattatagaaataccattgagtttTACTCAGTGTACGATTTTGTTTTTCGTGTGCAGATTAGGTACAGTGATTTTGACGAGTTGTAATTGAGGTTGTGAGCATCTATCTCACTACATCTCCAAGTGCCAAGAGGGTTTGTTTCAAAAGTTTGAATAgaatggcatgtacttaggaagaTCAAATGTGTTCCAAGTAGTAAGGacaaaaatataagttatgaaaacttaatttttttaatgttcaaatatattagtGATTAGCCAAAATCACTTTGGCACCAAAATGTAATATTTGTATATCAAGTTTCTTGGATCGAATCGGATAGAGGGTTGTtagtataaatatgaaatataggtatatatttttaaggttgttttgcttttcatttttatgatatatttattgGTCCAAGGTTTTAGTTTCTATAatacttcaaaattaaatatatagtcGACATGCagtacaaaattcaaataatataattaataaacaatatgttttcatattaacaataattttaaattaaaaagaataattaatgatgCTTAAAGTTGGAGAAGTAAAAGTACTGATGAGTAAAATTTGTTTCGGTTtgaaaaagtgtttttaaaattttttgagttaatcaaatCTAGTTATTCGAGTTTCAATTTGAGTTAAGTTGAATTTTACGATTGAATAACCTAAATAATTTGAATAGTAAATTTGTGTAAATATCGTTTTGGTCCTTGACAATTTTTAAGATATAGCAAATTTGTCTCTCttaacaaaaatacaaaaaatttcaaaattcaaaataattaaaagaagtccaaaatttatattttaaaaatataattttgttaaaagtctaaataatatataaagaaagtttaaatttcaaaaaattctaaaataataatcttaatatataaataagttaattaatgatttaagtttattatattaaattttaaaaatattttaaaatatatatgatttcaaatttatgttaataattatattttaataagatgtTATATAAAAGAGATCCGTAGCTGCTATTGGATTGGGACGGATGATGATGGTGATCGCGCATTTTATGATTGCAGTTGATGATGATCAGCTTCACGTGAAtctctgaaaaaaaaaattttatttaggtgAGGCCACCaaatgaagaaatgaaaaattcaCCGACACTGGCCCATGTGTGTTCGAAAAACAGTGTggaaatagaataataaaagaCAAGGATCGTCGCCATTTAATTAATTGCTTCAACAGTTTCAGCCTCGCAAACACTGCTTGCGTTTATTCTTTGTTGACCCTGTCTTTTGATTAATGAAGTAATTTACATTTTTGGCCCTTTCTAactattaatatttcaatttcagcTTTTAAACTCATAAACGTTATAGTTTTATCTCTAACTTGGCTTCtcattatatttgttttatgatttgattaaaataatttctttagcaCTATCAAAAAACATGTGAATGTGTACAGAacttagaagaaaaaaagaagaaacacGTGAATACGTGTGGGTACAAAATTTTCCAAGTTCAAAGAGCAGGTTTTGCCCTGTACTTGGATTATGTTTTTGTCTTTGTGTCTTTTTTAATGAGTGAAAATGTTTCATTCCAGGTGTGGACACTGAAACAATGGTTGTAGTAAGTTTTCATCCTGCTGGtttatcattaatttataaatattttcccgAGAAAACTCTGTCTCGGTCTACACTTTCACACTGACTGAAAACAGACACTTGAAACCCAGGGCTAAAGAATGAGGATTGTTGAGAACAAAAATTGTAACGTGGCATTGCCGGATTAGACAGGTGGCAAGTTCTCGAGGAAGGGAAGGCATATCGAACAGAGATGTTCAGACACATTTGTGAGGGAAATTCCACTGATGTTCATGCTGGCCTCTTATTTGCTTCATCAAAGAATCGACAAACTTTGTCTACACATGCAGCAGCAACTACAAACCTCATCAACGTGATAATAACTATAAACTTGGATTTTCCTCATTCAGTGGATGGGCCTAATGACAATGTTCTCATCTATCTACCCACTTCACATGGACGACGATGAAGCTGAAATATGGTATAAACCCAAGGTCCAAGCCCAATTTGATTGATATACTTAGAAGGACTTAAAATGAAGGTCATTTCAGTTTTTATTGAGGCTCAAGTCTTCCATTTATCTGTTTAAAAAGCccatagagaaaatgaaaattcaggAATGTCCCAGAATAGAAGTGTCTAGTCATGTAATTGGAACAGGCGTGTGGATAAATGTcctagaaaattatttaaacctaaaatagAATAATCTTCTCAACACTAGAATTCTAAAGAAAACAACCAAGAAAAAGGTAAAGAAAAGATCTTGTGAAGACTAGAATTTTCCGCAAGTCCTATAAAAACCCCACTCCAGGTGCTCTAAGTACTCAGACAAGCAAAGCATACAAAAACCAAGACGAGTTTCTCAATCTCCCAAAATATCATAATCCAAGTTTCCTGTTAATCCCAGTTTTCTATCCTGAAAATGGCTATGATTCCAAGCTTTTTTGGCAACCGCCGCAGCAATGTCTTTGATCCTTTCTCTCTTGATGTATGGGATCCTTTCAAGGACTTCCCCCTTTCTTCTTCACTCACCTCACAAACCCCGGAAACCTCAGCGTTTGTGAATACCCGAATTGACTGGAAAGAAACCCCAGAAGCGCACGTGTTCAAGGCTGATGTTCCGGGGCTTAAGAAAGAAGAGGTGAAAGTGGAGGTTGAAGATGACAGAGTGCTTCAGATAAGCGGAGAGAGGAACATTGAGAAGGAAGACAAGAATGACACATGGCATCGCGTGGAACGCAGCAGTGGGAAGTTTATGAGGAGGTTCAGGTTGCCTGAGAATGCCAAGATGGATCAGATCAAGGCTTCCATGGAAAATGGTGTGCTTACTGTCACTGTTCCCAAACTGGAAGTGAAAAAGCCCGATGTCAAGGCTATTGACATTTCTGGCTAAACGATTGAACTTGGGTTTCTAAATCGTGTCTTTCAACACTGCCAGATCAGAGTTCAGTTCCCACTATGCGCGATCCATAATATATGTGTGTTtacgtatgtatgtataaaacttttaaataacgTTGTGATTTGTAATGGTCTTAATTTTGTAGTTTGGTCTTTTATGTATctgtaataatataaatatctcAATTTTATATATCTGTTTGCGAAGTTCTGTTTTTTCTTAGATTGAATACCCTATGCCTTGACTCAGTCCCTTTTATAAACTTTCTTATGACCTTTTCCCCTTCGATAGTCTCCGAAAAGTTGCTGATAAACAATTCCAACTCGCGCAAATATTTTCCGAGGTTGAGTTCCAGCGGCAGTGGctccaaaaagaaaatctgCCATTGCTTTAGGAGTCGACACTTTGGGGTGCGCATTTCACTGTTAGTCCTTTTTCTTCAGTAACTTCATTGTGAAATCTTCAGGCAACAACTTGCCGGAGCACCGAAAAGGAGGGCCTGTTTGTTGTTCCTCAGCCATTTCCCATGACAGTCGTTCTCATATAAAACTGAATTAGGAGCTCTGTTTCGTCAAGCCACTATCTGCACCTTCTATATCCTCTTCTAATAAACTGCTAGAAGCAGTTGGAACAATAGCATTGTTCGTTGTGTCTGTATTCACGGTGTAAGATTTTAGCTACAATATTGAAGCTTGTTGCTGTACTGCAAGAAAGATCAGTGACATGGCGTCTTTATCCACTGTGTAGATTTTAGCTATAATATTGAAGCTCAGCGACACAAATATTAAGGAAATATACCTTGCGAGGGCATATAACCCTCTTGCTGGGGTTGTGGAAATGAATGCCATGTGAGTAGATGGCAGCACTGGTGGATGCTTAGGAGCTCTCCTGCTTATGCGCCACGGTTTCACCTCAAGTACATGAaattagggtgagtttggatgggcggtgcgtttacctgcggttaatgtaaaaatagcggtggcggtgagattagatactatagcaATACTGTAGtatgagacaaaaagtaaagtAAACGTACCGCACTACACCCAATTGCCCATCCAAACCTATCTTTAGTGACAGAGCGAGGATATTAATATTGgggtgaaaattaaaattataagtattatGTAATAGACGATTTAAACATATAGACAATCGATTTAAAAGAAGCGGTATtctaatatgaaaattaatttaaacatataaaaatatattcaaaagaaacaatattctaacaataaagataaaatagcTAACATTTGActctattaataattttttattctgttttcaTAGAAATGCTCACTGCTTCACAAgtgatataattttaaacaaagtgATCAATGTTTTCTCTCTTACTTTGGCTGTAACTTCTTGTAAGATTATCTAACTatttttgtttcgtttttaCAATTCTAACAAGTTAAAAACTATTTCCTAATCATTTTCCATAGAAAAACATACACACTTCTCTTAATTTTATAAGCTTCCAAGTTTTCATCAATATCTTTTAATGGCAACTTTTAATATacttaataaaacaaatttgaatatttaaaatctatgaaaagtttgaagaaaaacatgccttatatttcaaatttggaggaaaaataataaataatattttttcttcttttcttgctaAGCACCATAtgaatctttttttctttatatatatatattattatattacttataaaatattattatattaagtaaactattaaataaacattaaacaattattatttaataaaatatcatttaaaaattagaatgaaTAATTTAGCTTCTTCAAGaagatttttctttattttattaataataaaattttaatattattttaattctataaaaatattagaaggTCTTACTTATATTTCTAAGAGagctataatatatatacaaagaaaaaattacaaaaatcttACACCTTAAAGGGGCctacttatatttttgagatagcCGTaacataaatttacaaaaaaaattaaactttgggGATAATTATGATCTTTCTCAGCTCTCTCAAAAATCTGGGTCAGTGATTTCTCGAGCCCTGCTTTGCAGCTGATGTTGGTAGAAAGCAAGGTGATTGTTTGGATTAGGAAAGTTTAGAAGCCATGGCATGAAAAGGGGACATGGAACCAACACCAAATCATGTAGAATCCATCTTCTCGGTGAAAATGTCCGGCagttttttatgcttttgacaAGGCACTATTAGCTGGACAGCTGTCAACGTAATCCAGAATGCTCAAGGGGTTCCAAACAATTTCGATTCCCGTAGCATTTATAAGACACTACAAAGTATGTTTAAGAAAAAGACGATACAAAGTATAACATGATTGAAATATAACAGTAGTTGCTGATATCCAAGAGTTACGCTAGATGATGGAAGcatttcttttgatttaaatCATGTTTTCCTCCAATAAAACTGCCCTTTTGCTGCTTTCATGGAATATCTCATTTATGCTaggtttaataaaaatattattattttcacatgttttattttactaagAAATGAATCCCAATTGAAACTTTTTAACCACttacataatttgtttattgctaaaaaaagaaaatacttattttgaaaagttattcTATTTTATACTAAAAAGCTTTTTCCTCATTTTATTATCCTAATAACCAAACATAGCATTAATAAACAAAGCTGGAGCGACTGTTGACTAATtcaggaaaagaagaaaaaaaaaaaaagcagtgCTAGAAAAAGGGATATATCATGAAATTGGTTAAGGAAAAATCGAAGATTTGGGCTCTAAGTTCTGTATGAGAAATATGTGATGGGTAGAAGACACCCCAACAAAGGTAAAAGGGCGTCCGTTACTTGGGTTTCTATTGCCAAAGTCGGCCCCTCTATGGAAAAAGGGATGAGAAGACAGATGCATAATGGGAAAGAACCGAAAGATACAAACTTTTGATGAGATGGTCCTTGGCATGACAACATACATGGGTCTCTGCCCAAGAGTGAAGATATGTTGCAATTTAAAGACACGGAAACGAGCATTGAAGAAAAAGGCAACACTCTAGTTTCTGTCATGCCCCCTAGAGAGAAAGTTGATAAAATTGTTAGTCTCCAGCTTTCAATGAATGACGAAGCTATTGACACCCTTAGATGGGGTCCTGTTGGTGATTGCAGGTCGCTACTGCTTAAGTTGACCACTGTTTCACTCAAGCACATATTCAGGGAGGGGAATCGATATGCGAACAGTTAACTCAATTAGGGAGTAGCTTTCAACATATTattctagattttttttattaagaatCATTTGTGTATATGTAGAAATGTAATATCTATGATCGT
This sequence is a window from Gossypium raimondii isolate GPD5lz chromosome 5, ASM2569854v1, whole genome shotgun sequence. Protein-coding genes within it:
- the LOC105769642 gene encoding 17.3 kDa class I heat shock protein, translating into MAMIPSFFGNRRSNVFDPFSLDVWDPFKDFPLSSSLTSQTPETSAFVNTRIDWKETPEAHVFKADVPGLKKEEVKVEVEDDRVLQISGERNIEKEDKNDTWHRVERSSGKFMRRFRLPENAKMDQIKASMENGVLTVTVPKLEVKKPDVKAIDISG